In a genomic window of Quercus lobata isolate SW786 chromosome 4, ValleyOak3.0 Primary Assembly, whole genome shotgun sequence:
- the LOC115985213 gene encoding uncharacterized protein LOC115985213, whose amino-acid sequence MTWTESLDFVAIISVYHLCNDCRYYLHEECAKLEDEVEHSHHPFQSLKLHGIVDDWDFYCNVCQMGCRGFSYRCTDCNFKMDLLCSLKSKIQLPIHDHKLKLQVGNTETEPFFCDFCHTRCYSHRGRIKALKHSSIETEASEYNNTGELTRMNWLKAGNNPVELSSLSLA is encoded by the coding sequence ATGACATGGACGGAAAGTCTTGATTTTGTCGCAATAATTTCAGTATATCACTTGTGCAACGATTGTCGGTATTATCTTCATGAAGAATGTGCCAAGTTGGAGGATGAGGTCGAACACTCGCACCATCCATTTCAATCTCTGAAGCTGCACGGTATTGTAGATGATTGGGATTTCTATTGCAATGTGTGTCAAATGGGTTGTCGGGGCTTCAGCTACCGTTGCACCGACTGTAATTTCAAAATGGATCTTTTATGTTCACTCAAATCAAAGATTCAGTTACCAATTCACGACCACAAGCTAAAGCTACAGGTTGGTAATACTGAAACTGAACCATTCTTTTGCGATTTCTGTCATACTAGATGTTACAGTCATCGAGGACGGATTAAAGCACTCAAACACTCAAGCATAGAAACTGAAGCCTCAGAATACAACAACACAGGCGAGTTGACTCGCATGAACTGGCTAAAAGCTGGGAACAACCCAGTTGAGCTCTCTTCCTTATCCTTGGCTTGA
- the LOC115987385 gene encoding uncharacterized protein LOC115987385: MANPHDEVQLPDGYLSDDAMIVLTTAPATSTENSTFSGDENNDMSQLGKDVLPIGKIPDLAENYYRFDWKVGKSVHRKLLKKVNQAVPVPNVNSHQMKNRSIQRSLSIDSPRTPPNKKGDELLLKHERFKVRTINFYGSVEQRDQGTQGSQGSNSSTKSASSK, translated from the coding sequence ATGGCTAACCCTCATGATGAGGTTCAGCTACCTGATGGGTATCTCTCAGATGATGCAATGATTGTCTTAACGACAGCTCCGGCGACAAGCACAGAGAATTCAACCTTTTCCGGAGATGAAAACAATGATATGTCACAGCTAGGAAAAGATGTCCTTCCAATAGGAAAGATACCAGACTTGGCTGAGAACTATTATAGGTTTGACTGGAAGGTGGGAAAATCAGTTCATCGAAAGCTGCTCAAGAAAGTTAATCAAGCGGTACCGGTGCCAAATGTGAACTCGCATCAAATGAAAAATCGAAGCATCCAAAGGAGTTTAAGCATTGACTCGCCGCGAACACCTCCGAATAAAAAGGGAGACGAGTTGCTGCTAAAACATGAGCGTTTCAAGGTACGAACCATAAACTTTTATGGAAGTGTTGAGCAACGTGATCAAGGCACCCAAGGCAGTCAAGGTAGTAATAGTAGTACTAAGTCCGCTAGCTCTAAATAA